The Salinispora tropica CNB-440 genome has a window encoding:
- a CDS encoding TIGR04053 family radical SAM/SPASM domain-containing protein, with protein sequence MMPPPTVQQRPNATGRQQASRRSPGVPVRTPKQNVEERPFIVIWEATRACPLACLHCRASARPGRDRAELNTEQATALMAQVAEFGRPAPLFVITGGDPFQRPDLELLVRRGTELGLPVSVSPSGTPTLTRPALAALHAAGARAVSLSLDAATAAGHDGFRGVPGVWDLTMQAWRDAADLGLKVQINSTATSDTVHDLPDLAAQVRDYGALLWSVFFLVPTGRGQALRSLDAAQTEDVLNVLYDLGETIAVKTTEAHHFRRVCLQREVLARRGDDHVRLLGLGRLYQQLRDKLDACRLTGTVNRVRRAPLRVSAGNGFVFVSHRGDVHPSGFLPVMAGNVRQRSLRDIYCESALFTAMRDPDRLGGRCGACEFRTACGGSRARAYAVTGEIWAEEPSCSYRPDSFPYPTELSLAGER encoded by the coding sequence GTGATGCCACCGCCGACCGTGCAGCAGCGCCCCAATGCGACGGGCCGGCAGCAGGCATCGCGCCGGAGCCCGGGCGTGCCGGTGCGGACACCGAAACAGAACGTCGAGGAACGTCCGTTCATCGTGATCTGGGAGGCCACCCGGGCGTGCCCGCTCGCCTGCCTGCACTGCCGGGCCTCCGCCCGCCCCGGCCGGGACCGAGCCGAGCTGAACACCGAACAGGCCACCGCCCTGATGGCGCAGGTTGCCGAGTTCGGACGGCCCGCGCCGCTGTTCGTGATTACGGGCGGGGACCCGTTCCAGCGCCCCGACCTGGAGTTGTTGGTCCGCCGCGGCACCGAGCTCGGGCTGCCCGTGTCGGTCTCGCCATCAGGCACACCCACGCTCACCCGTCCGGCGCTGGCTGCCCTGCACGCTGCCGGGGCACGGGCGGTCTCGCTGAGCCTCGACGCTGCCACTGCCGCCGGACACGACGGCTTCCGGGGTGTCCCCGGGGTGTGGGACCTGACCATGCAGGCCTGGCGCGACGCCGCCGACCTTGGCCTAAAGGTGCAGATCAACAGCACTGCGACCAGCGACACCGTCCATGATCTGCCGGATCTGGCCGCCCAGGTACGCGACTACGGCGCCCTGCTCTGGAGCGTCTTCTTCCTCGTCCCGACCGGGCGGGGCCAGGCGCTGCGGAGCCTGGACGCAGCCCAGACCGAGGACGTGCTCAATGTGCTGTACGACCTCGGTGAGACCATCGCGGTCAAGACCACTGAGGCGCACCATTTCCGCCGGGTCTGTCTGCAACGCGAGGTGCTGGCCCGGCGGGGCGACGACCACGTCCGCCTCCTCGGCCTCGGGCGGCTGTACCAGCAACTACGCGACAAACTCGACGCATGCCGATTGACCGGTACCGTCAACCGGGTCCGGCGTGCGCCGTTACGGGTGAGCGCCGGCAACGGTTTCGTCTTCGTGTCCCACCGTGGCGACGTGCACCCCAGCGGTTTCTTGCCGGTGATGGCCGGCAATGTGCGGCAGCGATCGCTCCGCGACATCTACTGTGAATCGGCGCTGTTCACCGCGATGCGTGATCCGGATCGGCTCGGTGGTCGCTGCGGTGCCTGTGAGTTTCGTACCGCCTGCGGCGGATCACGGGCCCGGGCGTACGCGGTGACCGGTGAGATCTGGGCCGAGGAGCCGTCCTGCAGCTATCGGCCCGACTCCTTTCCATACCCCACGGAGCTGTCCCTGGCCGGGGAACGGTGA
- a CDS encoding hemerythrin domain-containing protein, with product MCNYCGCREFPLIGQLTAEHEAIANAAGRLRTAITAGADDRVDLLDDLLTLLMPHTETEERGLFPELRAEGSLTEAVEQLCDEHDDIHGVLGAVDRAAPDWPAVLAALHRLHRHIDNEEHGLFPAAVIALPMSAWDRLTPQQPDAAAQQA from the coding sequence ATGTGTAACTACTGCGGTTGTCGGGAGTTCCCGCTGATCGGGCAACTGACCGCCGAACACGAGGCGATCGCCAACGCCGCCGGACGGCTGCGTACGGCGATCACAGCGGGCGCGGACGACCGGGTTGACCTCCTCGACGACCTGCTCACGCTGCTGATGCCGCACACCGAAACCGAGGAACGCGGCCTCTTTCCCGAGCTGCGTGCCGAGGGCAGCCTCACCGAAGCGGTGGAGCAGCTCTGCGACGAGCACGACGACATCCACGGCGTCCTCGGTGCCGTCGACCGTGCGGCACCAGACTGGCCGGCGGTGTTGGCTGCCCTGCACCGGCTGCACCGGCACATCGACAATGAGGAACACGGGTTGTTCCCAGCCGCGGTTATCGCGCTGCCGATGTCCGCCTGGGACCGGCTGACCCCACAGCAGCCGGACGCCGCGGCCCAGCAGGCGTGA
- a CDS encoding MFS transporter, whose product MTHQAVAVRPPPSYRDGNVLRWLAGFGVSLVGDQVYFVALAWTATQVAGAGAAGLVLATASVSRLVLLLLGGAAVDRWGARRLMLGSDALRCAVMAAAAVATATAEPALAVLVVVALVFGAVDAVFLPAVGALPPYLVAAEHLARLQGMRMTLARGAIVAGAPLGGAIVAAYGIAAAFALNALTFAVSVLALAAVRVRPGVVTKPAAGSGRSRGMGKEVRAGLAVAARSPLLRTILLVSAVAELGFTGPFNVGIALLAQERGWGAAGMGLIVGGFGVGAALAAVAVAVLGHLPRAGLLVGPLAVVTGGALAGIGFAPARLWAVAASLLLGVSVGLAGALGTALLQAQTPPQYLGRVMSLSSLAGFGGIPVSYAITGLAAGRWGTAAVFLGGTALAATAGLVALASQALRRAVLSVAR is encoded by the coding sequence GTGACGCACCAGGCGGTCGCGGTCCGGCCACCGCCCTCGTACCGGGATGGCAACGTCCTGCGCTGGCTCGCGGGTTTCGGCGTGTCGCTGGTGGGTGATCAAGTCTACTTCGTGGCATTGGCCTGGACCGCTACTCAGGTGGCCGGCGCCGGTGCGGCCGGGTTGGTCCTGGCCACCGCGTCGGTGTCCCGGCTGGTGCTACTCCTGCTGGGCGGGGCAGCGGTTGACCGATGGGGTGCGCGGCGTCTGATGCTTGGCAGTGACGCGCTGCGCTGCGCGGTGATGGCCGCTGCGGCGGTGGCCACAGCCACCGCCGAACCAGCCCTCGCGGTGTTGGTCGTGGTGGCGCTGGTGTTCGGCGCAGTCGACGCGGTGTTCCTGCCCGCTGTTGGGGCGCTGCCGCCGTATCTGGTGGCAGCGGAGCACCTCGCCCGGCTGCAAGGCATGCGGATGACGCTGGCGCGGGGCGCCATCGTTGCTGGTGCGCCGCTCGGCGGAGCGATTGTCGCCGCATACGGGATCGCCGCGGCGTTCGCGCTCAACGCGCTCACCTTCGCCGTTTCGGTGCTTGCGCTCGCCGCGGTCAGGGTCCGCCCCGGAGTGGTCACCAAGCCAGCCGCGGGATCCGGCCGATCACGGGGTATGGGTAAAGAAGTCCGGGCCGGGCTGGCTGTGGCCGCGCGGTCGCCGTTGCTGCGTACCATTCTGCTCGTCTCGGCAGTCGCCGAGTTGGGCTTCACCGGCCCGTTCAATGTGGGCATCGCGCTGCTGGCCCAGGAGCGCGGCTGGGGTGCTGCGGGCATGGGTCTGATCGTCGGCGGCTTCGGTGTCGGTGCCGCACTGGCAGCGGTGGCGGTGGCAGTGCTCGGCCATCTCCCGCGCGCTGGTCTACTCGTTGGCCCTCTCGCCGTTGTGACGGGGGGAGCGCTCGCCGGTATTGGGTTTGCCCCAGCCAGGCTGTGGGCGGTCGCCGCGTCGTTGCTGCTCGGCGTCAGCGTCGGTCTCGCTGGCGCGCTCGGGACGGCCCTGCTGCAGGCGCAAACACCGCCGCAATACCTGGGCCGGGTGATGAGTCTGAGTAGCCTGGCTGGTTTTGGTGGCATTCCGGTCAGCTACGCGATCACCGGGTTGGCCGCCGGGCGGTGGGGAACGGCTGCGGTGTTCTTGGGTGGGACGGCTCTCGCAGCCACTGCTGGGCTCGTCGCCCTGGCGAGCCAGGCACTGCGCCGTGCTGTGTTGTCCGTTGCGCGTTGA
- a CDS encoding helix-turn-helix domain-containing protein, with amino-acid sequence MARASDEAGHRIVVHLDRVLAARGMTLVELSEQAGVSVVNLSVLKNGRARAIRFSTLTAICDALRCAPGDLLEIDGGES; translated from the coding sequence ATGGCGCGAGCGTCAGACGAGGCTGGCCACCGGATTGTGGTTCACCTCGACCGAGTCCTCGCCGCTCGGGGCATGACCTTGGTCGAACTCTCCGAGCAGGCGGGCGTGAGCGTGGTGAACCTCTCGGTGCTGAAGAACGGTCGCGCCCGGGCCATCAGGTTTTCCACCCTCACCGCCATCTGCGACGCCCTGCGCTGCGCGCCCGGTGACCTCCTGGAGATCGATGGCGGTGAGAGCTAG
- a CDS encoding acVLRF1 family peptidyl-tRNA hydrolase — translation MVKARPAAGGGRWVEISPERIRGWLDGFYRRHDGATEQGLVLTGVSNGDIATLYPPPGLAEAKDVDTLLAGIIRPPRIAVLLARKGAVAAGVADGTTITVSKVERFYVQGRTAAGGSSQQRYARRRANQAQAATQRAAEIAARVMLPHVPGVVADPHDAVRSLVCGGDRSMIEAILTDRRLSPLARLRHSHLLESAEPRLAVLADAVVAARRIRVHLMP, via the coding sequence GTGGTCAAGGCGCGACCAGCCGCAGGCGGCGGGCGGTGGGTGGAGATCTCACCGGAACGGATTCGTGGTTGGCTCGACGGCTTCTACCGCCGCCACGACGGCGCCACCGAGCAGGGCCTCGTGCTGACCGGCGTGAGCAACGGTGATATCGCCACGCTGTATCCGCCGCCGGGGCTTGCCGAGGCGAAGGATGTCGACACGCTGCTGGCCGGCATCATCCGACCACCCCGAATCGCCGTGCTGCTGGCCCGTAAGGGCGCAGTTGCCGCCGGCGTCGCGGACGGAACGACCATCACCGTCTCCAAGGTCGAGCGCTTCTACGTACAGGGTCGCACCGCGGCCGGCGGTTCCTCGCAGCAGCGCTACGCACGTCGCCGCGCCAACCAGGCCCAGGCTGCTACCCAGCGGGCTGCGGAGATCGCCGCGCGGGTCATGTTGCCCCATGTTCCCGGTGTTGTCGCCGACCCGCACGATGCGGTCAGGTCCCTGGTCTGCGGCGGCGACCGATCGATGATCGAGGCGATACTGACAGACCGGCGTCTGTCGCCACTGGCCCGGCTGCGTCATTCACACCTGCTCGAATCCGCCGAGCCCCGTCTGGCCGTCCTGGCGGATGCGGTGGTTGCGGCCAGACGGATCCGCGTCCATCTGATGCCGTGA
- a CDS encoding DUF2975 domain-containing protein — MSVSATVRVRLLTGLLGAAAAAVLVFGVWPTLLGPSGLELGRGMVPMPTPQPMLSVAVRPDDGFGDRWQATGDDYHELFAWKDTSDGTRDAAKGLPPVELFFPTMGLSILGPTWTDRISFAGPELAAQALLLSVLWLLWRIVRTAPTGEVFTTVNARRIVGIGLVVAVGGSAVQLLGLAAHQAIVARSAAAGIVDVAFSFSFVPLAIGATVLLLAEVFRQGVRLRADVAGLV, encoded by the coding sequence ATGTCGGTGAGTGCGACCGTGAGAGTGCGCCTGCTGACCGGACTGCTCGGTGCGGCCGCTGCGGCCGTGTTGGTGTTCGGCGTGTGGCCGACCTTGCTTGGGCCATCCGGCCTGGAATTAGGGCGTGGCATGGTCCCGATGCCCACGCCGCAGCCAATGTTGTCCGTGGCGGTGCGGCCTGACGACGGATTCGGCGATCGGTGGCAGGCTACCGGCGACGACTACCACGAGTTGTTCGCGTGGAAGGACACCTCCGACGGCACTCGGGATGCCGCCAAAGGGCTACCGCCGGTCGAGCTGTTCTTCCCGACGATGGGGCTTTCGATCTTGGGGCCGACGTGGACCGATCGGATCAGCTTCGCCGGGCCGGAGCTCGCGGCGCAGGCGTTGCTCCTGTCTGTGCTCTGGCTGCTGTGGCGTATCGTCCGCACGGCGCCTACCGGCGAGGTGTTCACCACCGTCAACGCCCGTCGGATAGTCGGCATCGGCTTGGTGGTGGCGGTTGGCGGTAGCGCGGTCCAGCTACTCGGTCTCGCCGCTCACCAGGCCATCGTCGCCCGCTCCGCCGCGGCTGGCATCGTTGACGTCGCCTTCTCGTTCTCGTTCGTGCCACTGGCAATCGGTGCGACTGTTCTGTTGCTGGCCGAGGTGTTTCGGCAGGGTGTGCGGCTGCGAGCCGACGTGGCCGGGCTGGTGTGA
- a CDS encoding YdeI/OmpD-associated family protein has product MASAELDELIVADAEALRTWLATNHATSPGVWLVLTKRGGTATTLTWQQAVDEALCFGWIDGQGRKRDRETSWIRFTPRRPRSSWSQRNVGHVARLEAQGRMMPSGRAAVETAKADGRWAAAYAPPSEAEVPDDLLAAIAANPAAQAMFDVLTRTNRFALIQRLAAVKRTQTRERKIGELVAMLARHETIYPQKATPPTSPQSAAS; this is encoded by the coding sequence ATGGCGAGCGCTGAACTGGACGAGTTGATCGTCGCGGATGCCGAGGCACTGCGCACGTGGTTGGCGACCAACCATGCCACATCGCCGGGCGTCTGGCTCGTTCTGACCAAGAGAGGTGGCACCGCCACCACGCTGACGTGGCAGCAGGCGGTTGATGAGGCCCTCTGTTTCGGCTGGATCGACGGGCAGGGCCGGAAGCGGGATCGAGAGACATCCTGGATCCGGTTTACCCCGCGCCGGCCTCGCAGTTCCTGGTCGCAACGCAATGTCGGCCACGTGGCCCGGCTGGAGGCACAGGGGCGCATGATGCCCTCCGGCCGAGCTGCGGTGGAAACCGCCAAGGCGGACGGGCGGTGGGCGGCCGCCTACGCCCCGCCGTCGGAGGCCGAGGTGCCGGACGACCTACTCGCCGCCATCGCCGCCAACCCTGCCGCCCAGGCCATGTTCGACGTACTCACCAGGACCAACCGGTTCGCTCTCATCCAACGCCTTGCTGCCGTCAAACGGACGCAGACCCGCGAGCGCAAGATCGGCGAGCTCGTCGCCATGCTGGCCCGCCACGAGACGATCTACCCACAGAAGGCCACACCGCCGACCTCGCCGCAATCGGCGGCCTCATGA
- a CDS encoding M16 family metallopeptidase: MIRQLEVDGVPALLAPTAGPAHAGLMFRVGQADETLDRRGITHLLEHLVLYPLGAADYHYNGTTGSVVTHFHLQGSVDDITTFLTGACKSLRDLPASRVETEKAILRTEWNSRSGSSLDGLPLWRYGARSHGLLSYPEWGLHAVSLEDLQDWARRYFTKENAVLWLAGAELPAGLRIDLPSGRRMPVPAPSSALPQTPAFFAGSGGLTAVNAIVPRSVTASVFAGVLERELFQALRQRDGLSYTAATNYEPRGDGYATITALADALPEKQDAVLGGFIDVLAKVRVGRIDEANIAAVIGKATESLSADDADNARLASAAFDVLTGEGVTASDDLLRQVKEVTPEAVHEVATDVLADSLLMTPYGRSADWAGFIAAPTSSATKVTGTDYPGRGTLAQRLVIGTDGVSLVSKGSDEFATVHYDTCAALLTWPDGGRQLLGEDGISIRLEPTLYQGLTTEAVDQGVPAQLRVKLPARDPEEIPQPPPVSRRPGLLRRFTTFSTRKKVRVVTLSCIAGGVSGISVPVLIGVLVGQLELSVFGIIGSLLLPPILVASVVSVWREPG, translated from the coding sequence ATGATCCGGCAGTTGGAGGTCGACGGGGTGCCGGCGTTGCTGGCCCCGACTGCGGGGCCCGCCCACGCCGGACTGATGTTTCGGGTCGGTCAGGCCGACGAGACCCTGGACCGGCGGGGGATTACCCACCTGCTGGAACATCTCGTGTTGTACCCGCTGGGTGCCGCTGACTATCACTACAACGGCACCACCGGCAGCGTCGTCACCCACTTTCATCTACAGGGATCGGTTGACGACATCACCACGTTCCTGACTGGTGCGTGCAAAAGTCTGCGCGACTTGCCCGCCAGTCGGGTGGAGACGGAAAAGGCGATTCTGCGGACTGAGTGGAATAGTCGTTCTGGCTCTAGTCTGGATGGTCTGCCACTATGGCGATACGGTGCTCGCAGCCATGGCCTGCTCAGCTACCCCGAGTGGGGCCTGCACGCGGTATCCCTGGAGGACCTGCAGGATTGGGCCCGGCGCTACTTCACCAAAGAGAACGCGGTGCTGTGGCTGGCGGGGGCGGAGCTACCGGCCGGGCTGCGAATCGACCTTCCCTCCGGCCGGCGGATGCCGGTCCCAGCGCCGTCGTCGGCGCTGCCCCAGACCCCGGCTTTCTTCGCCGGCTCCGGTGGCCTAACCGCCGTCAACGCCATTGTCCCCCGAAGCGTCACCGCCAGCGTCTTCGCCGGGGTGCTGGAGCGGGAACTCTTTCAGGCGCTGCGGCAACGGGACGGACTGTCCTACACCGCTGCCACCAACTACGAACCGCGTGGCGACGGGTACGCCACCATAACCGCACTCGCCGATGCTTTGCCCGAAAAGCAGGATGCCGTGCTTGGCGGATTCATTGACGTACTGGCGAAGGTCCGGGTCGGTCGGATCGACGAGGCGAACATCGCTGCGGTGATCGGCAAGGCCACGGAGTCGCTCTCCGCCGATGACGCCGACAACGCCCGGCTAGCCTCGGCGGCCTTTGACGTGCTCACCGGGGAGGGCGTTACCGCCAGCGATGACCTGCTACGACAGGTGAAGGAGGTTACCCCGGAAGCGGTACATGAGGTCGCGACCGACGTACTCGCTGATTCGTTGCTGATGACGCCGTATGGCCGGAGCGCGGACTGGGCCGGATTCATTGCCGCGCCGACCTCCTCGGCCACCAAGGTCACCGGTACTGACTACCCCGGCCGGGGCACTCTGGCACAGCGACTCGTCATCGGGACCGACGGGGTGAGCCTGGTCAGCAAGGGCAGTGACGAGTTCGCCACCGTCCATTACGACACGTGTGCCGCGCTGCTGACCTGGCCGGACGGCGGCCGACAACTCCTTGGTGAGGACGGCATCTCGATTCGCCTCGAGCCGACGCTCTATCAGGGCTTGACCACCGAAGCGGTGGATCAGGGGGTGCCCGCACAGCTTCGGGTGAAGCTGCCAGCTCGCGACCCAGAGGAGATCCCACAGCCGCCCCCGGTTTCCCGGCGACCCGGTCTGCTCCGCCGTTTCACCACTTTCAGCACCCGGAAGAAGGTACGGGTCGTCACACTCAGCTGCATCGCGGGAGGGGTTTCCGGTATCTCCGTGCCGGTGCTCATCGGCGTGCTGGTCGGCCAGCTGGAACTGAGCGTGTTTGGCATCATCGGCAGCCTGCTGCTGCCCCCTATTCTTGTTGCTTCGGTCGTCAGCGTCTGGAGGGAGCCGGGCTGA
- a CDS encoding BTAD domain-containing putative transcriptional regulator, whose translation MRFGLLGPLGVWTADGTPVTVPDVKVRRLLAALLAHEGHPVSVDRLLEHLWADLPPANPAGALQTKVWRLRRALNAATPGARDRVVSHPPGYLLRTGPEPTDAERFTALLEQAANTTAAHTRAALLDEALGLWRGPVLADFPEAPFATALTARLAEHRLTAIEDRAEARLALGQHHLPSGELADLLTRHPYRERLRALHLRVLYRAGRQGEALDCYDRFRRKLADELGVDPGPELVALHRAILSQDPALLAPPPASSPVTIAPAPSGALPPARVRGNLPAAPTELIGRAAAVRDLHLLLDAGRLVTLVGSGGVGKTRLAVEAAHQVAGAYPDGVWLVELAALEADPATLAGAVLAVLGVRENAERPPATPAERLLAALRGRQLLLLLDNCEHVVEPIAQLADRVLRHAPGVRLLASSQEPLGVAGEQVCAVPPLALPNPEVGDPVLLAQASAVRLFVTRTRAAAPGFALDETNAREVAELCHRLDGIPLALELAATRVRALGVRGLLTRIDDRFRVLTRGHRGAPPRQQTLRAMIDWSWELLSEPERLVLRRLAVHADGCTLEAAEAVCADDDLPADKVLDLLARLVDRSLVVMAETPVGPRHRLLESVAAYCAERLREAAEVATVRRRHRRYYTALARRADEELRGPKQQQWLARIDQETANLRQALDDAIADGDAVGALDLSTALAWYGYLRGRLRETRRSIEAALAVAGPAPATPRAAAACWHAGLALLESGGEHAPLVAPALSGWPAGEELATRARAVAFLGLALLNTGDVAGSTALVNEVLPEFERFGDRWGVAAALSLRASQALARGDLAAVHQDGERAVALFRELGDRWGQLQASFPLTNRAEATGDYPEAARLHREGLELAEGLGLWLEAADRLSGLGRIALLAGDYHRAREFHERALRLAGEQSCKPAELYAQIGLGLGARREGRLADAERLLRSVLDWTRQPGLDADVVRALLLAELGFIAELRGAVPAAGSLHAESFALASAVGDPRAQALALEGLAGVAAIDGRPTRAARLLGAAAMARVSVGAPLPAGERGDVDRITAAARAELGAPAFTEAFDRGRALRPEQAYASSGANGARTPPGTGATRPPADVG comes from the coding sequence ATGCGTTTCGGGCTCCTTGGTCCGCTGGGCGTCTGGACGGCGGACGGCACACCGGTCACCGTGCCCGATGTGAAGGTCCGTCGCCTGCTCGCCGCGCTGCTGGCCCACGAGGGACATCCGGTGTCAGTCGACCGGCTCCTCGAACACCTGTGGGCGGACCTACCACCAGCCAATCCGGCCGGAGCGCTGCAGACGAAGGTGTGGCGACTGCGGCGTGCGCTGAACGCCGCGACGCCCGGCGCCCGCGACCGCGTGGTCTCCCACCCACCGGGGTACCTGCTCCGCACCGGCCCGGAGCCGACCGACGCCGAACGGTTCACGGCCTTGCTGGAGCAGGCCGCCAACACCACCGCTGCGCATACCCGGGCCGCGCTCCTCGACGAGGCGCTGGGGCTGTGGCGCGGCCCGGTACTGGCCGACTTCCCCGAGGCCCCGTTCGCCACGGCACTGACCGCTCGGCTGGCGGAGCATCGGTTGACCGCCATCGAGGACCGGGCCGAGGCCCGACTCGCCCTCGGCCAGCACCACCTGCCCAGCGGGGAGCTCGCCGACCTGCTGACCCGCCACCCGTACCGGGAGCGCCTGCGTGCCCTGCACCTGCGGGTGCTGTACCGCGCGGGCCGACAGGGTGAGGCGCTGGACTGCTACGACCGATTCCGCCGAAAGCTTGCCGACGAGTTGGGCGTGGACCCCGGCCCCGAGCTGGTCGCCCTCCACCGGGCGATCCTGTCGCAGGACCCGGCACTGCTCGCCCCGCCGCCGGCGAGCAGCCCGGTCACCATCGCGCCAGCACCGTCGGGCGCGCTGCCCCCAGCACGGGTACGCGGGAACCTTCCCGCAGCGCCGACCGAGCTGATCGGTCGGGCGGCGGCGGTACGCGACCTCCACCTCCTACTCGACGCCGGCCGGCTGGTAACCCTGGTGGGCTCCGGCGGAGTGGGCAAGACCCGACTGGCGGTCGAGGCGGCTCACCAGGTAGCCGGGGCGTACCCGGACGGGGTGTGGCTGGTCGAACTCGCGGCCCTGGAAGCCGACCCGGCGACCCTCGCCGGGGCGGTCCTCGCGGTGCTGGGCGTCCGCGAGAACGCGGAGCGCCCGCCTGCCACGCCGGCCGAACGGTTGCTGGCGGCGCTGCGCGGTCGCCAGCTCCTGCTGCTCCTGGACAACTGCGAACACGTCGTCGAACCCATCGCCCAGCTGGCCGACCGGGTCCTGCGACACGCGCCGGGCGTCCGCCTGCTGGCCAGCAGTCAGGAGCCGCTGGGCGTCGCCGGCGAGCAGGTCTGCGCCGTACCTCCACTGGCCCTGCCGAATCCCGAGGTCGGCGACCCGGTGTTGCTCGCCCAGGCGAGCGCGGTCCGGCTCTTCGTCACCCGGACGAGAGCCGCCGCGCCCGGGTTCGCGCTCGACGAGACGAACGCCCGGGAGGTCGCCGAGCTGTGCCATCGGCTCGACGGCATCCCGCTGGCACTGGAGCTGGCCGCCACCCGGGTCCGCGCGCTGGGAGTCCGCGGTCTGCTGACCCGGATCGACGACCGATTCCGGGTACTGACCCGCGGGCACCGGGGCGCACCACCCCGCCAGCAGACTCTCCGCGCGATGATCGACTGGAGCTGGGAGCTGCTCAGCGAGCCCGAGCGGCTCGTCCTGCGGCGGCTTGCGGTGCACGCGGACGGCTGCACGCTGGAGGCCGCCGAGGCGGTGTGTGCCGACGATGATCTCCCTGCCGACAAGGTTCTCGACCTGCTGGCGCGCCTGGTCGACCGCTCGCTGGTGGTCATGGCCGAGACGCCGGTCGGGCCGCGGCACCGGCTGCTGGAGTCCGTGGCGGCCTACTGCGCCGAGCGGTTGCGGGAGGCAGCCGAGGTGGCGACGGTCCGCCGTCGCCACCGGCGGTACTACACCGCGCTGGCCCGACGGGCCGACGAGGAGCTGCGCGGCCCGAAGCAGCAGCAGTGGCTGGCCCGGATCGACCAGGAGACCGCCAACCTGCGGCAGGCGCTGGACGACGCGATCGCCGACGGCGACGCGGTGGGGGCACTCGACCTGAGCACCGCGCTGGCCTGGTACGGCTACCTGCGGGGCCGGCTGCGGGAGACGCGCCGATCAATCGAGGCCGCGCTCGCTGTCGCCGGGCCCGCGCCGGCGACGCCACGGGCCGCCGCCGCCTGCTGGCACGCCGGGCTGGCGTTGCTGGAGAGCGGCGGCGAACACGCACCGCTGGTCGCCCCCGCGCTGAGCGGTTGGCCGGCCGGGGAGGAGTTGGCGACACGGGCGCGGGCCGTGGCCTTCCTCGGGCTCGCCCTGCTCAACACCGGCGATGTGGCCGGCAGCACGGCCCTGGTCAACGAGGTGTTGCCGGAGTTCGAGCGGTTCGGCGACCGATGGGGCGTCGCCGCCGCGCTGAGCCTGCGGGCGAGCCAGGCACTGGCCCGCGGCGATCTGGCGGCGGTACACCAGGACGGCGAACGTGCCGTCGCCCTCTTCCGCGAGCTGGGCGACCGGTGGGGCCAGCTGCAGGCGTCCTTCCCGCTCACCAACCGGGCCGAGGCAACCGGGGACTATCCCGAAGCGGCCCGACTGCACCGGGAAGGCCTGGAACTCGCCGAGGGGTTGGGGTTGTGGCTGGAGGCCGCGGACCGTCTCTCCGGCCTGGGCCGCATCGCGCTCCTCGCCGGCGACTACCACCGGGCGCGCGAATTCCACGAGCGCGCGCTGCGGCTGGCCGGTGAGCAGAGCTGCAAACCAGCCGAGCTGTATGCGCAGATCGGGCTGGGGCTCGGGGCCCGCCGCGAGGGCCGCCTCGCCGATGCCGAGCGGCTGTTGCGCAGCGTCCTGGACTGGACCCGGCAGCCCGGCCTGGACGCCGACGTGGTGCGGGCCCTGCTCCTGGCGGAGTTGGGTTTCATCGCCGAACTACGGGGGGCCGTCCCCGCCGCGGGTAGCCTGCACGCCGAGTCGTTCGCCCTGGCGAGTGCCGTCGGCGACCCCCGGGCGCAGGCGCTGGCGCTGGAGGGACTGGCCGGCGTGGCGGCCATCGATGGCCGTCCCACGCGGGCGGCCCGGCTACTCGGCGCGGCGGCGATGGCTCGCGTCTCGGTGGGCGCGCCCCTGCCGGCCGGGGAGCGGGGAGACGTGGACCGGATCACCGCCGCCGCCCGCGCCGAGCTGGGTGCCCCGGCGTTCACCGAGGCGTTCGACCGGGGCAGGGCACTACGCCCGGAGCAGGCGTACGCCTCCTCCGGTGCGAACGGAGCTCGCACTCCGCCTGGGACCGGTGCCACTCGGCCCCCGGCGGACGTGGGGTGA